TTTGTTCCGGCCTCTGGCGCAGCAACCCGTATGTTTAAGTCATTACTATCTGTTTACAGCCGTTCCGAAAGCAAGAGTTTTGAAATCTCTAAGGACGATGAGGACTATCGCGCAGTTCTTGTTTTTATAAACTCGCTCCACAAATTTGCATTTTATGATAAACTGAAAAATTTAATGAGAAATGATAGGCTTGACCTTGATGAGTTATGTGAGAAAATTGATTATCAAACTATCCTTAATTATACCCTCACATCAAAAGGTTTAAACTATGCGAACCTTCCCAAGGGGTTAATTCCATTTCACAGCTACTCGGATCATGTTCGGACCCCTTTTGCGGAACACATTGCCGAGTCCGTTGAATATACACAGACTAAGGATGGTAAAGTAAGTCTCCACTTTACCGTTTCACCACAACACCGTGAGGATATTGAGCGGCACGTATCTAGTGAACTAGAACACTATCCTAGTATTGATTTTGATATTTCATATTCTGAACAAAGAAAGCAAACAAATACTATCGCGGTAGACCTTTCAGACAAAGGATTTCGCACTCAAGAAGGGCACATACTATTTAGACCCGCAGGGCATGGAGCTTTGATAATTAACCTTAATGATCAGCAGAAGGACCTTATTTTTCTAAAAAACATAGATAATGTTGCTCCAGACAGGCTTAAAAGTGAAACATTCGAAAACAAGAAGGTGCTTGGAGGTTTTCTAATTGAACTGCAAGACCAAATCTTTAAATACGTCCGCATATTAAAAGAAGAACTTCCCAATTTAGAAACACTCACTTCGATTTCCAACTTTGCCATATCAAATCTTGGCATGATTATGCCGGATAATTATAAAAATTTAACCATAAAAGAGAAGGCTGACTGGCTCCTATTAAAATTGAACCGCCCCATACGAGTATGTGGCATGGTAAAAAACCTAGGAGAATCAGGAGGTGGTCCTTTTTGGGTAAAAGGAGCAGATGGACTTCCCGCACAACAAATTGTTGAAAAAAGCCAAGTGGATTTAAATGATACTGACCAAGTGTCATGTCTCACTTCAGCAACACATTTCAATCCTGTAGATATTATCTGCGGGGTCCGCGACTATGAAAACAAACCATTTGACCTTTTAAAAAGTATTGATACAAACACAGGATTTATATCTGTTAAATCGAAGGAGGGGGAAGAATTGAAAGCTATGGAACTCCCAGGACTATGGAACGGATCAATGGCCGATTGGATTACTATATTCATCGAAGTT
Above is a genomic segment from Maridesulfovibrio ferrireducens containing:
- a CDS encoding DUF4301 family protein, with the translated sequence MKNNKNDKASSMEDILQVAEESIKQIIESGIPEEVIIEQIQRFKKGFPHTRIIRPCTPNDGIVIIQKKDRARLINKYTQAAATGRVTKFVPASGAATRMFKSLLSVYSRSESKSFEISKDDEDYRAVLVFINSLHKFAFYDKLKNLMRNDRLDLDELCEKIDYQTILNYTLTSKGLNYANLPKGLIPFHSYSDHVRTPFAEHIAESVEYTQTKDGKVSLHFTVSPQHREDIERHVSSELEHYPSIDFDISYSEQRKQTNTIAVDLSDKGFRTQEGHILFRPAGHGALIINLNDQQKDLIFLKNIDNVAPDRLKSETFENKKVLGGFLIELQDQIFKYVRILKEELPNLETLTSISNFAISNLGMIMPDNYKNLTIKEKADWLLLKLNRPIRVCGMVKNLGESGGGPFWVKGADGLPAQQIVEKSQVDLNDTDQVSCLTSATHFNPVDIICGVRDYENKPFDLLKSIDTNTGFISVKSKEGEELKAMELPGLWNGSMADWITIFIEVPLSTFSPVKTVNDLLKEEHQP